From Candidatus Thermoplasmatota archaeon, the proteins below share one genomic window:
- a CDS encoding trimethylamine methyltransferase family protein produces the protein MARARVQMLSRSESEEIHGASIRILEKSGAIVRSTEALKLLSSAGAKVIKKDMRVFFTEAMTKEAIRTAQRTIVLGARNPKHDLKIPNEGFPFISTDGFAVQMRDSSTGVKRSSTREDLRKWATLADALETIDLLWPSVGATDLPPHLQLVGGLRTCYESTEKHVQYQAFSGEEAKLEIEMAQTIAGGEDENRKRPHFSSIQCIVAPLQYDEGSTDALIEFARAGIPVIAMSMVSPGITGPTTFAGSVALANAEVLGSLVISQLAKAGAPLFYCFVCAPLDMKSGNFATGSPEYGVLSVAGSEMARYHKLPSMMGGLGTSAKFPGVQVGFEKALSTMSVALAGCDLLTGCGGLGDASFMSMEQMLIDSQIWEDIKRAWQGMDVNESELAMDVIEKVGPKGQYLVHPHTFSTFRRLHISKFSDRSSYMAWESSGKKDMVFTVESEVQKILSTHEPAPLSSDVEESLGFIEEKANKSLG, from the coding sequence TTGGCGAGAGCCAGAGTGCAGATGCTGTCCCGATCGGAGAGCGAGGAGATACACGGTGCCTCGATAAGGATTCTTGAGAAGTCGGGAGCGATCGTTAGGAGTACCGAAGCCCTCAAGTTGCTTAGTAGCGCTGGAGCCAAAGTGATAAAGAAGGACATGCGCGTGTTCTTCACTGAAGCGATGACGAAGGAGGCAATCAGGACTGCGCAGCGGACCATTGTCCTCGGAGCGAGGAACCCGAAGCATGATCTGAAGATACCAAACGAGGGCTTCCCATTCATCAGCACGGACGGCTTCGCGGTGCAGATGCGTGACAGTTCCACCGGAGTGAAGAGGTCTTCCACAAGGGAAGACCTCCGCAAATGGGCGACTCTCGCTGACGCCCTGGAGACTATCGACTTGCTCTGGCCCTCTGTCGGGGCCACGGATTTGCCACCGCATCTCCAGCTCGTGGGAGGTCTCAGGACGTGCTATGAGAGCACAGAGAAGCATGTCCAGTATCAGGCATTCAGCGGAGAGGAAGCGAAACTTGAGATAGAGATGGCGCAGACAATTGCCGGTGGCGAGGACGAGAACAGAAAGAGGCCGCACTTCTCCTCGATCCAGTGCATAGTGGCCCCGCTCCAGTATGACGAGGGGTCAACTGATGCGTTGATCGAGTTCGCTCGCGCTGGAATCCCAGTCATAGCCATGAGCATGGTTTCTCCCGGCATAACGGGACCAACGACCTTTGCTGGCAGCGTTGCGCTGGCCAACGCTGAGGTGCTCGGCTCCCTCGTGATATCGCAGCTTGCCAAGGCCGGAGCTCCGCTGTTCTATTGCTTCGTCTGTGCGCCCTTGGATATGAAATCCGGGAACTTTGCCACAGGATCGCCCGAGTACGGAGTGCTTAGCGTGGCCGGTTCTGAGATGGCGAGATACCACAAGTTGCCGTCGATGATGGGAGGTTTGGGCACGTCTGCCAAGTTTCCCGGCGTGCAGGTCGGATTCGAGAAGGCTCTTTCGACAATGTCAGTTGCCCTCGCTGGGTGTGACCTTCTGACTGGATGCGGCGGCCTTGGCGACGCGAGCTTCATGTCCATGGAGCAAATGCTTATCGATTCTCAGATCTGGGAGGACATAAAGAGAGCCTGGCAGGGGATGGACGTGAACGAATCGGAGCTTGCGATGGATGTGATCGAGAAGGTTGGCCCCAAGGGGCAGTATCTCGTCCATCCTCACACATTCTCCACGTTCAGACGGCTGCATATCTCGAAGTTCAGCGACAGGTCGAGTTACATGGCATGGGAATCGTCCGGCAAGAAGGACATGGTCTTCACCGTCGAATCGGAAGTGCAGAAGATACTGTCCACTCACGAGCCCGCCCCTCTTTCCAGTGATGTTGAAGAATCGCTTGGATTCATCGAAGAGAAGGCCAACAAGAGTCTAGGTTGA
- a CDS encoding trimethylamine methyltransferase family protein, with the protein GGRPETALLNAAGVQLSKRYGMPSSPGSMGSMAKMIGPQIGHEHTLVPLTMALAGGDLLNGLGMLEGSKVLSFEQLMIDHEIATAVLRLISGFSVNDETLSLPMIDRVGPRGNFLQEPHTFKHMREIWDPSLSDLRPYDIWKSSGAETMEQVARRKAKDILVKHKPVPLDQSVSEQLSAIIAEVEKKPFHIGTTENW; encoded by the coding sequence AGGCGGCCGACCCGAGACAGCACTGTTGAACGCGGCGGGAGTGCAGCTTTCCAAGCGGTACGGTATGCCGTCTTCACCAGGTTCCATGGGCTCCATGGCGAAGATGATCGGTCCTCAGATAGGCCACGAACACACACTCGTGCCACTGACTATGGCACTCGCGGGAGGAGATCTCCTGAACGGTCTCGGCATGCTCGAAGGCTCCAAAGTGCTGTCGTTCGAGCAGCTAATGATCGATCACGAGATCGCAACTGCCGTCCTGAGGCTCATTTCTGGTTTCTCGGTCAATGATGAAACCCTCTCGCTTCCCATGATCGATCGCGTAGGCCCCCGAGGCAACTTCTTGCAAGAGCCGCACACCTTCAAACACATGAGAGAAATCTGGGACCCGAGTCTTAGCGATTTGAGGCCTTACGATATATGGAAGAGTTCTGGTGCGGAGACGATGGAGCAGGTCGCACGAAGAAAGGCGAAGGATATCCTGGTCAAGCACAAGCCGGTTCCTCTCGACCAGAGCGTCAGCGAGCAGTTGAGCGCAATCATTGCTGAAGTTGAGAAGAAGCCTTTCCACATAGGCACAACTGAGAATTGGTGA
- a CDS encoding flavodoxin family protein, protein MKALVVYDSAYGNTEKIAKAIGEAVAGDARVAHATDANLADMNTIDLLVVGSPTYGGKATEPIQDFLAKMPEGVINGMKVAAFDTRLAGKFVKIFGFAAEKIADSMKAKGGTLASTPEGFIVKGKKGPLKEGELERAASWAKGIAK, encoded by the coding sequence ATGAAAGCTCTTGTTGTGTATGATTCCGCCTACGGAAACACAGAGAAGATAGCCAAAGCCATCGGTGAAGCAGTTGCCGGTGATGCAAGAGTGGCTCACGCAACCGACGCGAACCTTGCAGACATGAATACGATTGACCTGCTGGTAGTTGGATCTCCGACTTATGGAGGCAAGGCTACAGAGCCAATCCAGGACTTCCTTGCCAAAATGCCAGAAGGAGTCATCAATGGCATGAAAGTAGCGGCGTTCGACACGAGACTCGCAGGGAAATTCGTCAAGATATTCGGTTTTGCCGCAGAGAAGATCGCCGACAGCATGAAAGCGAAGGGCGGCACTCTCGCCTCGACTCCTGAAGGCTTCATCGTCAAAGGAAAGAAAGGGCCGCTGAAGGAGGGGGAGCTGGAGCGCGCTGCCAGTTGGGCGAAAGGGATTGCCAAGTAG
- a CDS encoding DUF885 domain-containing protein, producing MHMMLGMAASFQELAQAIMDEFLSWDPSLATQVGWHKYDRQLRDLGRAAMDKQAVRCDLLIEELMKVSPASLTLDEQLDCDLAIHLLRLWQFEIRDLRMYEHVSSAAADVGNSLFFLFIRDYPSFEERLDAISSRLEAVPQYLEESRVVLRAPYRVWNEEAYEAGKEIPLFLRKIEGYFETKPLTPERKERLRVAVKTARDAIERHNEWLKGTVIPRAGPGYALPPLEYTNYFSMKGYGVTPDEALRVGETYLEISKKRMKASAKELVPSGDPAEAIRLMKKDRPANFSEAFMEYKGTIKRAKEFVVSKNLLSVPDDDELLVMETPEFMRPLCPFTQGFEPGKFDEKRTGIFMVTPTGDNEELLGEHCHSAIVSTVTHETYLGRHIQGMCSKKNASFVRVLSNSPDFGEGWGMYSEDMMLLSGFNDTPLGRFVNLYDLVYRIARLVAEIKLVKGFMTLEAAAEMFKRECWMDPGAAAVEAQNCAIIPGYFSAYLLGKLAICQLRDEVQADLGSRFTLKFFHDSLAYAGSMPMPFMRRAVSIRMNDQFGIELGPQKESLYQYAMRKARETKL from the coding sequence ATGCACATGATGTTGGGCATGGCTGCGAGCTTTCAAGAATTGGCGCAGGCGATAATGGATGAGTTCCTGAGCTGGGACCCATCTCTTGCCACCCAAGTCGGCTGGCACAAGTACGATCGTCAGCTCCGCGATCTCGGCAGGGCAGCTATGGACAAACAGGCCGTGAGATGCGACCTTCTGATCGAAGAGCTCATGAAGGTTTCCCCTGCTAGCCTGACGCTCGACGAGCAACTCGATTGTGATTTGGCAATCCATTTGCTGAGGCTCTGGCAGTTCGAGATACGCGACCTGAGGATGTACGAGCATGTCTCCTCTGCGGCTGCAGATGTCGGGAATTCCCTGTTCTTTCTCTTCATCCGCGACTATCCTTCATTCGAGGAGCGGCTTGATGCTATATCTTCGAGGCTGGAGGCGGTCCCCCAGTATCTTGAAGAATCAAGAGTCGTTCTCAGAGCCCCCTACCGTGTATGGAACGAGGAGGCCTACGAGGCGGGAAAGGAGATCCCATTGTTCCTCAGGAAGATCGAGGGTTACTTTGAGACCAAGCCATTGACGCCTGAACGGAAAGAGCGACTCAGGGTGGCTGTCAAGACGGCGCGCGATGCGATCGAGCGACACAACGAATGGCTCAAGGGAACCGTCATTCCCCGCGCAGGACCTGGATACGCCCTGCCACCCCTCGAATATACGAACTATTTCTCAATGAAAGGATACGGCGTCACCCCCGACGAAGCGCTCAGGGTGGGAGAGACCTATCTGGAGATCTCGAAGAAGCGGATGAAGGCCTCCGCCAAGGAGCTGGTGCCCTCAGGAGATCCGGCCGAGGCTATCCGTCTGATGAAGAAAGACAGACCGGCCAACTTCTCCGAGGCCTTCATGGAATACAAGGGCACGATTAAAAGGGCAAAGGAGTTCGTAGTCAGCAAGAACCTTCTTAGCGTGCCTGACGACGACGAACTCCTCGTGATGGAGACCCCTGAGTTCATGAGGCCTCTCTGTCCTTTCACGCAGGGGTTCGAACCGGGTAAGTTCGATGAGAAGCGCACCGGCATCTTCATGGTGACACCGACCGGAGACAACGAAGAGCTTTTGGGCGAGCACTGCCACTCGGCCATCGTCAGCACCGTCACACACGAGACGTACCTCGGCAGGCACATCCAAGGAATGTGCTCCAAGAAGAATGCCTCATTCGTCAGGGTTCTCAGCAATTCCCCTGACTTCGGCGAAGGATGGGGGATGTACTCGGAGGACATGATGCTTCTGTCCGGTTTCAATGACACCCCGCTGGGAAGGTTCGTGAATCTCTACGACCTTGTCTACAGAATCGCGAGGCTGGTTGCTGAGATCAAGCTAGTCAAGGGCTTCATGACGCTCGAAGCAGCGGCCGAGATGTTCAAGCGGGAATGTTGGATGGATCCGGGTGCGGCGGCCGTGGAGGCTCAGAACTGTGCCATCATCCCTGGGTACTTCTCAGCATATCTTCTGGGCAAACTGGCCATATGCCAGCTCAGGGATGAGGTGCAGGCCGACCTGGGCTCCAGGTTCACGCTGAAATTCTTCCATGACTCGCTCGCGTATGCAGGCAGCATGCCTATGCCGTTCATGCGAAGGGCGGTGTCTATAAGGATGAATGATCAGTTCGGGATCGAGCTCGGCCCCCAGAAGGAAAGCCTGTACCAATACGCTATGAGAAAGGCACGAGAGACGAAATTGTGA